From the genome of Paracidovorax avenae:
CCTGTCCGCCGGTGCGCTCAACGGCATCACGCGCAACACCATCCTGCACATCTGCAAGGACCTGGGGCTGGAGCTCGTGCAAAAGCGCATCACGCGCGACGAGGTGTACATTGCCGACGAGGCGTTCTTCACCGGCACGGCCGCCGAGGTCACGCCCATCCGCGAACTCGACCGCATCGCCATCGGCGCGGGCAGCCGCGGCCCGGTGACCGAGAAGATCCAGGGCGCGTTCTTCGACATCGTGAACGGCCGCAATCCGAAGTACGCCCACTGGCTCACGCTGGTCTGACCCCTTTTTGTTTTTCCTGTCCGCACAGCGCGACCCCCACCATGACGCAAGCCATCATCGAACTGCTCGCCAAGGACCTGAACCCGCAGGGCGGCGTCTTCTGCCCGAGCCCCAAGGCCGACATGAAGGTCTGGAACACCCACCCGAAGGTGTACCTGGACGTGGCCCACACGGGCGAGGCCAAGTGCCCCTACTGCGGCACGGTGTACCGCCTGAAGGCGGGCGAAACGGTTCGCGCGGGCCACTGAGCCGCGGCCGCCCTGGCGCGCCCCGATGTGCGTGCCCCTACGCTGCCGAGCCGTTCCCGGCGTGCCCCTACGCTGCCGAGCCGTTCCCGGCGTGCACCGGCGCGGCGCTGCCGCAGGCCTGTTGCCAGAT
Proteins encoded in this window:
- a CDS encoding zinc-finger domain-containing protein, producing MTQAIIELLAKDLNPQGGVFCPSPKADMKVWNTHPKVYLDVAHTGEAKCPYCGTVYRLKAGETVRAGH